The following proteins come from a genomic window of Vidua chalybeata isolate OUT-0048 chromosome 2, bVidCha1 merged haplotype, whole genome shotgun sequence:
- the GPR18 gene encoding N-arachidonyl glycine receptor: protein MTPENSHPEEYRIASLVFYSFVFTVGLLVNATALWVFSCTTKKRTTITVYMMNVALLDLFFIFSLPFRIIYHGTETWTFGDTFCRILGAFTVFYPAIALWLLAFISVDRFMAIVQPKHVKELKNTKKAVLACTGIWIMTLSTTSPLVFLRSDPDQASNFTTCMKMLDIIHLKEVNTLNFCRLIFFFLIPLLIMMGCYLVIIYNFIHGKTSKLKPKAKERSIRIIVTLIAQVLICFVPFHICFAFLMLQDENTSYNPWAAFTTFLMNLSTCLDVILYYIVSKQFQARVISVILYRNYLRSVRRKSFRTGSVRSLNNMNSEMI, encoded by the coding sequence ATGACACCAGAAAATTCCCACCCAGAAGAATACAGGATTGCATCACTGGTCTTCTACAGCTTTGTGTTCACAGTGGGATTGTTGGTGAATGCCACTGCACTATGGGTGTTCAGCTGCACTACCAAGAAGAGAACAACTATAACTGTATATATGATGAATGTCGCATTACTTGAcctgttttttatattttccttgccttttcGGATAATCTACCACGGGACAGAAACGTGGACTTTTGGAGATACATTCTGCCGGATCCTCGGCGCTTTCACTGTGTTTTATCCAGCCATTGCTCTGTGGCTGCTCGCTTTTATCAGCGTAGACAGATTTATGGCTATTGTCCAGCCGAAACATGTCAAAGaactaaaaaatacaaaaaaagctgtgctggcttgCACTGGAATCTGGATAATGACCCTCTCAACAACATCCCCATTGGTGTTTTTAAGGTCTGATCCAGATCAAGCCTCAAATTTCACCACCTGCATGAAAATGCTAGATATCATCCATTTGAAGGAAGTAAATACACTGAATTTTTGTcgcttgatttttttctttttgatccCCTTGCTTATCATGATGGGGTGTTACCTAGtcattatttataattttattcacGGCAAGACTTCCAAACTGAAGCCTAAGGCCAAGGAGAGATCCATAAGAATTATAGTTACTCTCATTGCCCAGGTACTCATCTGCTTTGTACCCTTCCACATTTGCTTTGCCTTCCTGATGTTGCAAGATGAAAATACAAGTTACaatccctgggcagcctttACCACCTTTCTCATGAATCTTAGTACATGCTTGGATGTTATACTGTACTACATTGTTTCCAAACAATTCCAGGCAAGAGTCATCAGTGTAATCCTTTATCGCAATTACCTTCGAAGCGTGCGCAGGAAAAGTTTTCGAACTGGAAGTGTAAGATCACTCAATAATATGAACAGTGAAATgatataa